One window from the genome of Salvelinus namaycush isolate Seneca unplaced genomic scaffold, SaNama_1.0 Scaffold485, whole genome shotgun sequence encodes:
- the LOC120041603 gene encoding zinc finger protein 585B-like isoform X1 produces MKTCSITHRDNQICDPEVEASESNFLKLIKTLLEDPVERERFFQNVFPEEFGPKYHSALQTLVWEFLSRLENLLPTPTLQQTASWFLPDPSVLEECGQSVRHPQPLRTLLQYHTNLSPVPHVEANDNHILSPSPRESFTDQADPEIQSEPLQTFMTIQSPASYYFESETPSLDYRESQQGMNLDRTANVDILPLNEEVECVNKETLDKESEMDQVFLHLRADSGPKIQPGAHRFEKEMQDISNVSTSCRLLKPTVLLHRLDITDMLSPVSEVFPTPSRERLQIDNVETQGQREGRVISQKSERNVDVEPSDSQPQYPLVPGLCHTKRSVDVEPSDSQPQYPLVPGPCHTKRSVDVEPSDSQPQYPLVPGPCHTKRSVDVEPSDSQPQYPLVPGPCHTKRSVDVEPSDSQPQYPLVPGPCHTKRSVDVEPSDSQPQYPLVPGPCHTKRNVDVEPSDSQPQYPLVPGPCHTKGQPKRSMRVKICSLCGKTFREAKDLTAHITSHTEQRPYQYTLCRRDVEHHEDLQKHRQNVCEVAIQPEEDNTSATSTEDCTEISQPHDTLPQRRHMKIQHGKPRQSSKVTKCSLCDKTFSKASHMGKHMRYTHGKLLCLNCGDVFENSTLKKHKKVCLKTKKRLSCSLCGDTFDLSEPNEREDVNPQQLPRKALPEASALLAAVENATEIPQPSNTTPQNPTTSNALPFQLANHYRKCLLCKEAFDNGEDLRRHLRFQHGVLPYLCFKCGESFQSTSDREKHSDECSGQNIPDSRKCPGCRTRTSQYRQQQEMTSQEVNLKRHQTAWPLHTGEKEMEIPQSSSTDVDFSNDSQQHQINQSVNQSNLLVRCFFDQRTALAVSRSGPRRANQCDERNIQTQQDFNEEVNPSQTLREVDPAGESTSQPSRGNGIETPHSTESHNPTTCHASPTLPPGVNLDSRTCHVCSKSFRRKQSLILHLRRHGEGAIKCPICSRCFGRNRDLKFHLANKSGCGPLRRNLTTVIVPTKDTSVFTCPECLQQFTSEKKLKSHMVCHTGDGFSCSFCGKMFAGHNQLKFHIRCHSYRPYLCDTCGKDFPSQSALESHERVHTDERAYSCTDCGKSFKRKGTLTQHRLIHTGERPFACTLCRVRFTTNKHLKLHMMCHTGERPFKCPVCGKGFRQKGDLRQHQPLCS; encoded by the exons ATGAAGACCTGCAGCATCACTCATAGGGACAACCAG ATTTGTGATCCTGAGGTGGAGGCATCAGAATCCAACTTCCTGAAGCTGATTAAAACGCTGCTGGAAGACCCAGTTGAGAGAGAACGCTTCTTTCAG AACGTTTTTCCAGAGGAATTCGGCCCAAAGTATCACTCCGCACTGCAGACTCTGGTGTGGGAGTTCCTCTCCAGACTGGAGAATCTGCTTCCAACACCGACCCTTCAACAG ACTGCATCTTGGTTTCTCCCTGACCCCTCTGTCCTGGAGGAGTGTGGGCAGTCTGTGCGTCACCCTCAACCTTTGAGGACCCTTCTCCAGTACCACACCAACCTTTCTCCAGTCCCACATGTTGAGGCCAATG ACAACCACATCCTGTCTCCATCTCCCCGAGAGTCATTCACTGACCAAGCTGACCCAGAGATCCAATCAGAACCCTTACAGACATTTATGACCATTCAAAGCCCTGCATCATATTACTTTGAGTCAGAAACACCTTCGCTGGATTACAGGGAGAGTCAACAAGGGATGAATTTAGACCGCACTGCAAATGTCGACATTCTGCCTTTGAATGAAGAGGTAGAGTGTGTAAACAAGGAAACTCTTGACAAAGAGAGTGAAATGGATCAAGTTTTTCTTCACCTTCGTGCTGACAGTGGGCCGAAAATCCAACCAGGAGCTCACCGCTTCGAAAAGGAAATGCAGGACATTTCTAATGTGTCTACGTCCTGTCGGCTCCTTAAGCCCACGGTGCTGCTGCACAGACTTGACATTACTGATATGCTGTCACCTGTGTCAGAGGTCTTTCCAACGCCGAGCAGAGAGAGGCTTCAGATTGACAATGTGGAAACccaaggacagagagaaggacgGGTCATATCACAAAAGAGCGAGAGGAATGTCGACGTAGAGCCCTCAGATAGCCAGCCTCAATATCCTCTGGTCCCTGGCCTATGCCATACTAAGAGGAGTGTCGACGTAGAGCCCTCAGATAGCCAGCCTCAATATCCTCTGGTCCCTGGCCCATGCCATACTAAGAGGAGTGTCGACGTAGAGCCCTCAGATAGCCAGCCTCAATATCCTCTGGTCCCTGGCCCATGCCATACTAAGAGGAGTGTCGACGTAGAGCCCTCAGATAGCCAACCTCAATATCCTCTGGTCCCTGGCCCATGCCATACTAAGAGGAGTGTCGACGTAGAGCCCTCAGATAGCCAGCCTCAATATCCTCTGGTCCCTGGCCCATGCCATACTAAGAGGAGTGTCGACGTAGAGCCCTCAGATAGCCAGCCTCAATATCCTCTGGTCCCTGGCCCATGCCATACTAAGAGGAATGTCGACGTAGAGCCCTCAGATAGCCAGCCTCAATATCCTCTGGTCCCTGGCCCATGCCATACTAAGGGGCAGCCTAAAAGAAGCATGCGTGTCAAAATATGCTCCTTGTGTgggaaaactttcagggaagcAAAGGATTTGACAGCACACATAACATCTCACACTGAGCAGAGGCCTTACCAGTACACCCTGTGTAGACGAGACGTTGAACACCATGAGGACTTACAGAAACATCGTCAGAATGTGTGTGAGGTGGCAATTCAACCAGAAGAGGATAACACGTCTGCGACATCTACGGAGGATTGCACAGAGATATCCCAGCCCCACGACACTTTACCCCAGAGAAGGCACATGAAAATCCAACATGGTAAACCAAGACAGTCTTCCAAAGTCACCAAATGCTCCCTGTGTGATAAGACCTTCAGTAAGGCATCACACATGGGGAAGCACATGAGATACACACATGGGAAGCTCCTGTGCCTcaactgtggggatgtttttgagAACTCCACTTTGAAGAAACATAAAAAAGTGTGTTTGAAGACAAAGAAacgtctctcttgctctctgtgcGGGGACACCTTTGATCTCTCTGAGCCAAACGAGCGTGAGGACGTGAACCCACAGCAACTTCCGAGGAAGGCTCTTCCAGAGGCCAGCGCTCTTTTAGCAGCAGTAGAAAATGCGACAGAGATACCTCAGCCCTCAAACACAACACCCCAAAACCCAACCACCTCCAATGCTCTGCCCTTTCAGCTAGCTAATCATTACAGAAAATGCCTTTTATGTAAAGAAGCTTTTGATAATGGAGAAGACCTGAGAAGACATCTGAGATTTCAACATGGTGTACTTCCTTACCTGTGCTTCAAATGTGGGGAGAGTTTCCAAAGCACATCTGATCGGGAGAAACACTCGGACGAGTGTTCCGGTCAAAACATTCCAGATTCCAGAAAGTGTCCCGGGTGCAGGACAAGGACTTCTCAATATAGGCAGCAGCAGGAAATGACAAGTCAGGAAGTGAACCTTAAAAGACACCAGACAGCCTGGCCACTACATACAGGGGAAAAGGAGATGGAGATCCCACAGTCCAGCAGCACAGACGTTGACTTCTCAAATGACTCTCAGCAACACCAGATAAaccaatcagtcaatcaatcaaactTATTGGTAAGGTGCTTTTTCGATCAGCGAACTGCTCTCGCAGTAAGTCGGTCTGGACCCCGAAGAGCCAACCAGTGTGATGAGAGGAACATTCAGACACAGCAAGACTTTAATGAGGAAGTCAATCCAAGCCAAACACTAAGGGAGGTTGACCCAGCAGGTGAAAGCACATCTCAGCCTTCAAGGGGGAACGGGATAGAGACTCCCCACAGTACTGAATCCCACAACCCAACAACCTGCCATGCTTCCCCCACTCTGCCCCCCGGTGTGAATTTAGATTCTAGAACATGTCACGTGTGCTCTAAGAGTTTTCGTAGGAAACAATCCCTGATTTTGCATCTGAGACGTCACGGTGAGGGGGCCATTAAGTGTCCCATATGTTCAAGGTGCTTTGGTCGCAACAGGGATTTAAAGTTTCACCTAGCCAACAAATCAGGTTGTGGGCCACTGCGCCGTAATCTTACCACCGTAATCGTTCCCACAAAAGACACGTCGGTCTTCACTTGCCCCGAATGTCTGCAACAGTTCACAAGCGAAAAGAAACTGAAATCCCACATGGTATGTCACACAGGAGATGGCTTCTCCTGTAGCTTTTGTGGCAAAATGTTTGCCGGACATAATCAATTAAAGTTTCATATTCGTTGTCATAGTTACAGGCCTTATCTGTGTGATACGTGTGGCAAGGATTTCCCATCTCAGAGTGCGTTGGAATCCCACGAGCGCGTGCACACAGACGAGCGGGCGTACTCTTGCACAGATTGCGGGAAAAGCTTTAAGCGGAAGGGAACCCTGACGCAACATCGACTGATTCATACGGGAGAGCGGCCGTTTGCCTGCACTCTTTGTCGAGTACGTTTTACCACCAATAAGCATCTGAAACTGCACATGATGTGTCACACGGGGGAGAGGCCTTTTAAATGTCCGGTTTGTGGGAAGGGCTTTAGACAGAAAGGCGATTTGAGGCAACATCAACCTTTGTGTTCCTAG
- the LOC120041603 gene encoding uncharacterized protein LOC120041603 isoform X2 produces MQHLKEKGPFLPTASLRLLVPPLRLVSAALWQVVQRRDIVDYGSVEEFVITVLDIVPDLMTYREKVQLIMGLRAQLVLKLLHSEHLADSDTIQSHLNRMKTCSITHRDNQVSVTQNT; encoded by the exons ATGCAACATCTCAAGGAAAAAG GTCCCTTTCTTCCCACAGCGTCTCTGCGTCTTTTGGTTCCTCCACTGCGGCTGGTGTCTGCAGCTCTATGGCAGGTTGTTCAGCGGAGAGACATCGTGGACTACGGCTCGGTGGAGGAGTTTGTCATCACTGTGTTGGACATAGTCCCGGATCTGATGACTTACAGAGAGAAAGTCCAACTCATCATGGGCCTGAGAGCACAG CTGGTTCTGAAGTTGTTGCACTCAGAACACCTAGCTGACTCTGACACCATCCAGTCACACCTGAATAGAATGAAGACCTGCAGCATCACTCATAGGGACAACCAGGTGAGTGTCACTCAGAACACCTAG